The proteins below come from a single Corynebacterium glyciniphilum AJ 3170 genomic window:
- a CDS encoding ArsR/SmtB family transcription factor: protein MSTTQPLPDTDVLDVRQCCSLGTGPLTQDESVRYAGLFKVLAEPVRLRILSQLAAVGCGPVSVGELTAMMGLSQPTVSHHLKMMTEAGLLERYRDGRSVIHQVRPDVFAQLRTVLQIG from the coding sequence ATGAGCACCACACAGCCGCTACCCGACACCGACGTCCTGGATGTCCGGCAGTGCTGTTCCCTGGGCACCGGGCCGCTGACGCAGGATGAGTCGGTACGCTATGCCGGGCTGTTCAAGGTACTGGCCGAGCCGGTGCGGTTGCGCATCCTGTCGCAGTTGGCCGCCGTCGGGTGTGGCCCGGTCAGCGTCGGTGAACTCACCGCGATGATGGGTCTGAGTCAGCCGACGGTCTCGCACCACTTGAAGATGATGACCGAAGCCGGGTTGCTGGAACGCTACCGTGACGGGCGCAGTGTGATCCACCAGGTCCGACCCGACGTCTTCGCTCAGCTGCGCACCGTGCTGCAGATTGGCTGA